The genomic interval TACCCGAGTGCAGACTCGAGTTAGGGCCTTCCTCAGCTCAGAGaagcctccccccaccaccccgacAATGGCTAACATAGCCTGGCATCATCATTCCCACCCAGCAGGCCTGGAGCCACAGATGAGGCAGTCTGGGGCTCCCCAAACTTCTGCACACCTAAACCCTGCTAACCTAAACCTATTTCCCAGGGTCCCTGGCGAACCTGCCCGGATGGCTGGGCAGGGACACAGGGGACTCTCCCGTTACAGATCTGACCACTCAACCAAGGGACAGAAGGGGAGCTCAGAGGCTTGGGGCCAAACCAGAGTCTGGGAGAGGTCCTCTGGTCCTGGATGGAAGTAGGAAAAGACAATCTGATTTGGACTATTCTGCCTACTAGCTGTAGGACCTTGGGTAacctacttaacctctctgagccctagtTTCTCTTCTTTAATAGCAACTGTTGGGACTTCAATAGCAACTACAGGGCTGCTAGGACGCTGACTGCAATCACGAATGCGGACCAGCTAGATGAGGCCTCCTTCTTCCCAGGGTCCAAGCCCGCTCACCTTGACCCAGAGGTCCAGGTGTACTTTGTACTGCTTCTGCTGCTCCTCTGCCAACTTTTTGTAGTGCTCCTTCTGGCTCTGGGAGATGCGCTGCCAGCGGCTGCCAATCTCGACCATGCGCTCCTTCAGCGGCAGGTGGTTCAGCTCCCCGTTGGACAGCAGCTCCTGGGAGAACTTCTGGTAACCGTTCCTAGGAGGTGGGGTGGTGCAGGCAGGGTTAGGACCCTGGCCCAGCAGCCCTTCAGCCGTGACCTTCCCCAGCGCCAGGGTGGGTTCCGGACACGGGACTCACATGGGAGGCTTCTTGGGCTCTCCTTGGAACTTCATCTTTTTGGACGAGTTCGCGGCAGCTGGGGGTGCCCGCATCTCGCTCAGCTCTCTCTGCGGGGACACCCCGAAAGGTCACACTcgctccaccccccctcccacccagaaACATTCCTACCTCCTGCCCCGTGCCATCAGTGCCTGAGCCGGCTCTCCTCTTATGTcccgggggaggaggagaaaccGAGGCAGAGCCAGGGAGCCACTTCCCAACAGCTCACACCTGGGTCAGGCGCCGTTGCTCGAAAGTGCAGTCACAACCGCACCCACGTGACCGGCATCACTGTCCCCACTTTACTGATGTGTGACCGAGGCTCAGAAAAGGAAGTTGGGAGATTTGCTCGGGGTCACACAACCGAGGCTGGGCCTTTTGGGTCCACGGCCCACCCAGGGAGGAAAGCTGCCCACCCAAAAGGATGCTCCCACCAGTGCAGTGGAGGGAGGCGGCCCCAGCTCCACCCCGCCCACTGGGCCGAGCAGCAGAATCCTTCCCACCTCGTATCGCTTTTGGTCTTCGGCTGCCTTCTTAATCCACAtcagtttctccttcttctccatgTTGTTCCAGGTCATCTCCATGGCTTTCAAGGCCTTTACCCGGTCATTCTGGAGACAAACAGGGGTGTCAGCTACGGCAAGGGTCCCCTGGGGCCGGAGGCGGCCCGTGTAGGCAGCCTGCTGAGCAACCCCTTTCCAGCTCCCTGCCACCTTGAAGCGGGCCAGGTAGTCCCCGATGACGCTCTGTTGCCAGATCTCCTCAGCTCTCTTGGGCGACTCAGGCAGCTTGCCCCGTTCCTCGCGGTCCCCGCCTGGCTTCCTCTCCGACTGGGCCTTCAGCGCAGCCTCCCGGGCCTTGTACTTGGCCTGCGGAGGGATAGCAGTGGCGTCAGCCTTCCGGCCGCCCCAAGGGGGCGCGCGTTCCTCAGCCAGCAGTTgaaatctccccccccccccccaaccccctccgcAAGGGCGGGGAGtgcagagcagaggcagaggcgTGGGCTGGTGCAGATGTCTCCAGCCTGGGGCTCAGCCCGCCAACCGGCTCTGCTCCCCAGGGAGCCAGAGCCCTCAGCTGACAGCTTCCCGCCTTCCGGCCTGCGGAGCTCCCAGCCTCGCTAGCTCActcactcgctcgctcgctcgctcgctctgaGCTCAGGCACACGTGTGGCTCACACAGGCCAAGGGTGAGGAAGTGAAGCTAGCCCCTGGGGGAGAAGCGGCCTGGTCTCGGCCCGGCAGCCCCTCTGGCCTAGGGAGCCTGACCTTCTTCTTTTCCGACAAGTCGTTCCACATGCGGGCCAGAAGCCGGGTCAGCTCGCTCTCCGAGAGCTCGGGCCGTTCCTCTTGCAGCTGCCGCCGCTTTTCTTCAGAGAAGATGAACATGGCCGACACGGGCCGCTtgggcttctctgagcctccctaCAGGTGAACGAAGAGGGCCGGGTTCCATGGGGTGTTGGTGGGGAGCCCCATCTTCCCCCCTCCGCCCCagttctgccccctgcccaccttgCCCCCTTCCtgggagggcttcttggaggcTGGGCTGGTGGCCTGCTTCTTGTTGATGCTTAACATCTTCTCCTCCCCCAGGACCCGCTGCTGTTCCTCCTCAGGAAGGCTCTGGTCCAGAGACAAGAGGTGGCATGGGGCTGTGCACCTGGCTCCCAGCCTGCTCCCAGGTTGTCCAAAGGGACTTGTTCCATCCCAATGCCTGTCTGCCCAATGCCCCGCCTATAACAACGCTCACCTCTAGAAAACGGAGCAGCTCCACTTcgtaatctttctttttctggggaaggaagggggagtcAGGGTCAGACCCTCCAGTTCTCAAGGGACAGTAGTCCTCTGCAAAATGTCCAGAACCTGGACAGGACCTCATTTTCCCCTATAGATGGTAGACGTCAGCCCAGACACCACCAAGTCTGCAGCAGGCGCCCGAGATCCGTTTGGTCAATTCCTGACTGACCCCTAGCTGGGGCCAGATGTCATGCTTCAGGTTTCTGAGGCCAGGCCCAAGGGTCTCCAGAAGTTCCTCAGCATAGCTCACCTGGTCACACTTCTTGTGATAGGcatccttctccttctgggaGAGCAGCTTCCACTGCTGGCTGCATAACACCATTCGCTCAGTGCTGGGCACGTCCTTCATGTTGGCCATCAACTCCGCGCAGTACAGCGAGTAGCTGTTCCTATCAGAACCAGCAGGAAAGGAGGAGCATCTCCCTGAGCGACCGGGGCGGCTCAGGGCGACAGGCTTCCTCAACTTCGGACGCTGGCCAATGTTGCTGGCCCAGCTCCCTAGATGCCCGCTTGCCCActcgcccaccccaccccagggcagCGCTCACGGAGGTGGCTTGGTGGGTCGCCCATCAAACTTGTCCTTGAGCTGGCGTTCGGCCTTGGTGAGGGTGGACTTGGTGATGCCCTCCTCACTGATGTTCAGCTCGGGGTGCTTCTGGATATAGTCACGCATAATCTCCTGCAGAGTGAGGTGGGGGGACGGAGGGCAACGGGGTGTGGGGTTAgccggggccggggaggggggagagccgctggggaggggaggcagggagcaaaGCTGGGGGGTGGCCGTGTGTCTGCTATATCACACGAGACGtggtgccctgccctgccctagCCTGAGATctcatggaggggaggggggcggggaaggtaggggcagaggtgaggggccCAGAAGGCCCCTCCCTCAATGGAGGGACAGGGAGTGACCGCCTCCCGCAGAGTGCGGAGGTCACAGAGATGGAGGGCAGAGGCTCTTGAAGAGCCGGATGGGGAGGAGCGCAGCGGAAGCCTAACCTCGTACTCCTTCCGCTGCTCCAGGGCCTTATGAATCCATTTCAGCCTCTTTTTGTCCGAGAGCTGAGACCACTGCTTCCCCAGGGAGTCCTTCACCTCCTTCGTAGTGGCCTGCAAACCAAAAGCCGTCAGACACACACAGgcagccaggggcagggagaggggagggggaggggggcacagaggcCCCCGCCCCCTCAGGCCACAGGAGGTCACATGAGTGTCCCCCACAGGCCAGGAGGGGAAGGTGGAGAGGCGGGGGTCCCGCCTGGGTGCAAGGGGACAGgctcacacacgcacgcacacacacgctcgCACGCCAGCTGGCCCAGGCCCTGTCCATGCAGCCCACCCCTGGGGAGGggcctcctctcctgctcccctgcACCGTGCCCGGCCGACCTGGCGCGGCTCCCCCCTTGCCACCACCGTGcgccctccatccccaccccctggccGGACACTCACATCTGGCCGCACTTTGAGATACACCTTCTTCTCATGGGTGTACCACAGCTGCTGGGGGGTTTTGGGCTTCTCGGGGATGTCCGACTTCTTGGCATTCTGGATTAGGTCAGGGTGATCCTCCCTAGCCAGGGCACGGGGAGCAACAATCAGCAGGTGCGGGGGGTGGGAATCCTGCCCGGGAGACCCCGTCTAGCTGCCCCACCCACCCAAGGCTCCTAGGCCTATCAATCGGGGCCTCTTGGGACAGCAGCCGCCTGCCTGTCCCTGCCCTTGAGCATGACCCACTAGGGTCTACACACGACCCATCCATCTTCCGTGCCTCACAAATGGCAAACTCGAGGCTCTGGTCAGTGTCACCCTATCCTGCCACACCCAATACCCTGTGgccctcctctgggctccactGCCTTACCTGAACCGGGCCAGGTTTCGCTCGAactcctgtttttctctctggaagtCCTGAATATATTTcatctgggggaggaggggacggggTCATCCAGGACCCAAAGCCTGAGCTATAAAAACCACCGAGTCCTCCTTGCTAGCTATTCTGCCTCCCAGTGGTGACGTGGACAGAGGGTGGCATGAGCTCGCAGGAGATGGTGGCCTGCCTTCCAGTGGGTTGGGGAGACTCAACCGTAGCCAGTCACAGTGAGCAGTGACCGGGCTGGGACTCCCCCTGACCCTACCTCCCCACCTTTCCCCAGCACCGCAAAACTCTCCACGATgaggagctgggggcgggggcggggtgtaGGCCTCCTCCGGATCATTCCCTCCTCCAATGTCTGTAGCAGCTGATAATGGTTTGCTGCCTCAGGGGTGGCccacagggccagggccaggctggACCCTGTTTTCGAGGGCTGAGGGGAGATGGTGTCGAAGGAACCTAGAGTGAGTTCTTGCAATGTAAATGACATTCTGACAGATCTGTCTCTTGAATTTGGGTTTTCTTCCCAAGCCACTACATCCAGTTCCCATTCCTAACCCCCTCCCATCACCTTCTTCCCTGCCTCCAATCCTTTCTTCCAGGCTCCTTCCTCAAACTTCCTTTCCAATCcgttctttcctttcctcatctgcCTCCTGTCCTGGCTCCCACTCGATGTCcagctctcctttctcccccattcACAAGAGTCAGCCTTAGAAGGGACCAGGGGCTCATGACAACCGAGCCTAACCCCTGCCTCTCACAGAAGAGGCACGAGGCACGGGAAGGGACAGCTTCACTTTCCCCTGTGGTTCCTGCAGAAGACAGGGAGCAGCGCCCAGCCTACCCTGCCCCAATTTTGGCCCTCCTCACACAACTCAGCAGCCTTCAGAACAGGAAGGCACCGTACGGATCGGGCTTACTCTCTGCACCTCAGATAAAGACCATGTCCAGAGAAACGAAGTAACTTACCAAAGGTCACATACAGAGCAATTCAGTGGTAGTCAGGACACCAGGCCCCAGTCTTGCGTCCCCCAGGCCAGCACCCTGTCCACCCTACCATGTAGCTTCTTGTCCTTCCCTGGTCCTTggaccctctgcctctccctcccatcctgtGTGTGTCTGGGCATCGTGTGTGCAGCCAGCTCTGCAACATCCCCATCAGAGGGGTCAAGGAGAACTCCGCCAGTTCCTACTCCTGCTTGGCCTGGGCAGCCGGTTTCCCCCAGCCAAGCTGGCTCCTTTTTGGGCACAGAACCAAGGGCACGTGAGCCTGCAGCCAGAGTACACAGACCAGAAGAGGGCTGCGCGTGGTGTGCCGGCTGGGTTAtggctttgtttcctcttccGGCAAACGTGCCCTCTTgcctctcccgctgcccctccccgactcctcTCCCTGGCTCCACCCTGCAAGTCCAGCACCAgcggtgtctgtctctctccccaccccacctccctcggGCCCTGCTACAGGCTTTGCTGCCAGCTTCTGTGAGGGTCCACCTGACCTCACTGCGCTCGTGTCCACCCCTGCCCTGGGCGACTCGGGTAACCTCCGCCCAAGGTTAAGGATCTCCGATGGCCCGGGATAGCACAAGGCCCCAAAGGACAAGGTATGTCCTTGGGCGAACACGCGTACAGAGGAAGGAAGCCCACCTAATAATGTACGGACGGACATGGCAGTGAGAAGAGCACCGGACCCAAGTCCTGCTCTGCTGTCACTAGTTGTGGGACCCGGGACACGGGTGccacctgagcctcagttccttgcccACAGGATCGGAATAACCCCTCCTCCGGGGGTTACCTTTCCAAGGATACGGCACACATCAAATGAGACCACGCTGGGAAATGTCAGAGGGTGGACCTGCTGTGCCAGCCTCAGAGCGAGGATGCGTGCACAGGGGCAGAGCCGTGTGAGAGAACGCTGTGAATGGTCCGGGGGGCAAAATGTTGGTCTGAGCGCCTGCTTCAGTTTGGATTACACCTTCGACAGTGCCCGTGCCTGACGGTGTGCGGGACGGGGAGATCAAGTGTGGCTGCCCAAGACCCTACACTCTGCTACGCTGACCCACCCGTATCCCTGACACCGAGTCCCTCTGTCTGAGCCTCCCCCCGACGGCTGACCTACACCACACCGgctgctccctgcctctcccttcctcccgccaaagcccccctccccccaccttcttcTTCTCCGGCAGCTCCTTGTATTTCTTGGACAAAATCTTGGTCAGGTCCAGGTTGCTCATCTCAGGGTGGAGTTTCGCATACTTGGCCCGCTTCTCCATGAAGAAGCGGAAATAAGGGGTCAGGGGCTTCTTTGGGAAGTCCGGGTGTTTCTGGAAGGAGGGTCAAGGACACGGTGAAGGTCAGACAGCATCCGTTCTTTGGACCATTCCTCTCCTACATGCCATGCTCCTCCTCTTGGAAACTCACCTTGAGTTTTTTGCCTTTGTAAGGATTTTTAACGTGTTCCTGAGCATCAAGGATCAATTCTGTCAACGTACGGAACTTCCTCacctggaggaagaagggaagtgaGTGCAAGAGGACGTTCAGGACAGGGAAACACCACCCCAGAGCCTACCCCCTTTTCCAGCGGGTCTCCTCTATTTTCCACTAGGCTGAATTTATCACGGGAGGAGCAGAGGCCAACAGCCACACAACTCAGACAGCCCCTGACACCCCAGGCAGGCACCCAGGCGCTGGCCCATGCCTACTGCAGAGGACCAGGCAGTCC from Panthera leo isolate Ple1 chromosome E1, P.leo_Ple1_pat1.1, whole genome shotgun sequence carries:
- the UBTF gene encoding nucleolar transcription factor 1 isoform X1; this translates as MNGEADCPTDLEMAAPKGQDRWSQEDMLTLLECMKNNLPSNDSSKFKTTESHMDWEKVAFKDFSGDMCKLKWVEISNEVRKFRTLTELILDAQEHVKNPYKGKKLKKHPDFPKKPLTPYFRFFMEKRAKYAKLHPEMSNLDLTKILSKKYKELPEKKKMKYIQDFQREKQEFERNLARFREDHPDLIQNAKKSDIPEKPKTPQQLWYTHEKKVYLKVRPDATTKEVKDSLGKQWSQLSDKKRLKWIHKALEQRKEYEEIMRDYIQKHPELNISEEGITKSTLTKAERQLKDKFDGRPTKPPPNSYSLYCAELMANMKDVPSTERMVLCSQQWKLLSQKEKDAYHKKCDQKKKDYEVELLRFLESLPEEEQQRVLGEEKMLSINKKQATSPASKKPSQEGGKGGSEKPKRPVSAMFIFSEEKRRQLQEERPELSESELTRLLARMWNDLSEKKKAKYKAREAALKAQSERKPGGDREERGKLPESPKRAEEIWQQSVIGDYLARFKNDRVKALKAMEMTWNNMEKKEKLMWIKKAAEDQKRYERELSEMRAPPAAANSSKKMKFQGEPKKPPMNGYQKFSQELLSNGELNHLPLKERMVEIGSRWQRISQSQKEHYKKLAEEQQKQYKVHLDLWVKSLSPQDRAAYKEYISNKRKSMTKLRGPNPKSSRTALQSKSESEEDEDEDEDDEDEDEEEEEDENGDSSEDGGDSSESSSEDESEDGDENEEDDEDEDDDEDDDEDEDNESEGSSSSSSSSGDSSDSDSN
- the UBTF gene encoding nucleolar transcription factor 1 isoform X3, with the protein product MDNRIEVRKFRTLTELILDAQEHVKNPYKGKKLKKHPDFPKKPLTPYFRFFMEKRAKYAKLHPEMSNLDLTKILSKKYKELPEKKKMKYIQDFQREKQEFERNLARFREDHPDLIQNAKKSDIPEKPKTPQQLWYTHEKKVYLKVRPDATTKEVKDSLGKQWSQLSDKKRLKWIHKALEQRKEYEEIMRDYIQKHPELNISEEGITKSTLTKAERQLKDKFDGRPTKPPPNSYSLYCAELMANMKDVPSTERMVLCSQQWKLLSQKEKDAYHKKCDQKKKDYEVELLRFLESLPEEEQQRVLGEEKMLSINKKQATSPASKKPSQEGGKGGSEKPKRPVSAMFIFSEEKRRQLQEERPELSESELTRLLARMWNDLSEKKKAKYKAREAALKAQSERKPGGDREERGKLPESPKRAEEIWQQSVIGDYLARFKNDRVKALKAMEMTWNNMEKKEKLMWIKKAAEDQKRYERELSEMRAPPAAANSSKKMKFQGEPKKPPMNGYQKFSQELLSNGELNHLPLKERMVEIGSRWQRISQSQKEHYKKLAEEQQKQYKVHLDLWVKSLSPQDRAAYKEYISNKRKSMTKLRGPNPKSSRTALQSKSESEEDEDEDEDDEDEDEEEEEDENGDSSEDGGDSSESSSEDESEDGDENEEDDEDEDDDEDDDEDEDNESEGSSSSSSSSGDSSDSDSN
- the UBTF gene encoding nucleolar transcription factor 1 isoform X2, with protein sequence MNGEADCPTDLEMAAPKGQDRWSQEDMLTLLECMKNNLPSNDSSKFKTTESHMDWEKVAFKDFSGDMCKLKWVEISNEVRKFRTLTELILDAQEHVKNPYKGKKLKKHPDFPKKPLTPYFRFFMEKRAKYAKLHPEMSNLDLTKILSKKYKELPEKKKMKYIQDFQREKQEFERNLARFREDHPDLIQNAKKSDIPEKPKTPQQLWYTHEKKVYLKVRPDEIMRDYIQKHPELNISEEGITKSTLTKAERQLKDKFDGRPTKPPPNSYSLYCAELMANMKDVPSTERMVLCSQQWKLLSQKEKDAYHKKCDQKKKDYEVELLRFLESLPEEEQQRVLGEEKMLSINKKQATSPASKKPSQEGGKGGSEKPKRPVSAMFIFSEEKRRQLQEERPELSESELTRLLARMWNDLSEKKKAKYKAREAALKAQSERKPGGDREERGKLPESPKRAEEIWQQSVIGDYLARFKNDRVKALKAMEMTWNNMEKKEKLMWIKKAAEDQKRYERELSEMRAPPAAANSSKKMKFQGEPKKPPMNGYQKFSQELLSNGELNHLPLKERMVEIGSRWQRISQSQKEHYKKLAEEQQKQYKVHLDLWVKSLSPQDRAAYKEYISNKRKSMTKLRGPNPKSSRTALQSKSESEEDEDEDEDDEDEDEEEEEDENGDSSEDGGDSSESSSEDESEDGDENEEDDEDEDDDEDDDEDEDNESEGSSSSSSSSGDSSDSDSN